One window of Corallococcus caeni genomic DNA carries:
- a CDS encoding uracil-DNA glycosylase — MNDDTPDSAQELADVLQDVRRHLLWQEETAGRSLLVDAKVAAELQQQRAAASSVRSMIARTKAPEPAAAPPPPRPPPESPTRDALHAAMKQPLGAPRPLAAPPPAAPPRAPVAASRPLASDAPAPGMLLDVPRSTPRYNGALPGVVEGERPTLDQIRRELGDCRRCKLCTGRKNIVFGSGNPRADLVFVGEGPGENEDLQGVPFVGAAGDLLTKMIGAMGFTRNDVYIANVVKCRPPGNRNPEPDEIAACEPFLRSQLLAIQPKVIVALGKFAAQTLLRDTTPITRMRGQWREYEGIQLMPTFHPAYLLRNSAEKRKAWEDLQQVMKLFGKHPGAGA; from the coding sequence GTGAACGACGACACGCCTGATTCCGCGCAGGAGCTGGCCGACGTGCTCCAGGACGTGCGCCGCCACCTCCTCTGGCAGGAGGAGACCGCGGGCCGCTCGCTCCTCGTCGACGCGAAGGTCGCCGCCGAGCTCCAGCAGCAGCGCGCCGCCGCCTCCTCCGTGCGCTCGATGATTGCCCGGACCAAGGCCCCCGAGCCGGCCGCCGCCCCCCCGCCTCCCCGGCCCCCGCCGGAGTCGCCGACGCGCGACGCGCTGCACGCCGCGATGAAGCAGCCGCTGGGGGCTCCCCGTCCGCTGGCCGCGCCGCCTCCCGCCGCCCCTCCTCGCGCGCCCGTGGCCGCGTCGCGCCCGCTGGCCTCCGACGCCCCGGCCCCGGGGATGCTGCTGGACGTGCCCAGGTCGACGCCCCGCTACAACGGCGCGCTGCCCGGCGTCGTGGAGGGCGAGCGCCCCACGCTGGATCAGATCCGCCGCGAGCTGGGCGACTGCCGGCGCTGCAAGCTGTGCACCGGCCGCAAGAACATCGTGTTCGGCTCCGGCAACCCGCGCGCGGACCTGGTGTTCGTGGGTGAGGGCCCGGGTGAGAACGAGGACCTCCAGGGCGTGCCCTTCGTGGGCGCCGCGGGCGACCTGCTCACCAAGATGATTGGCGCCATGGGCTTCACCCGGAACGACGTCTACATCGCCAACGTCGTGAAGTGCCGCCCGCCCGGCAACCGCAACCCGGAGCCGGATGAGATCGCCGCGTGCGAGCCCTTCCTGCGCTCGCAGTTGCTCGCCATCCAGCCGAAGGTCATCGTCGCGCTGGGCAAGTTCGCGGCGCAGACGCTCCTCCGGGACACCACCCCCATCACCCGCATGCGGGGCCAGTGGCGCGAATACGAGGGCATCCAGCTCATGCCCACCTTCCACCCCGCGTACCTCCTGCGCAACAGCGCGGAGAAGCGCAAGGCGTGGGAGGACCTGCAGCAGGTGATGAAGCTGTTCGGCAAGCACCCGGGCGCCGGCGCATAG
- a CDS encoding alpha/beta hydrolase, with amino-acid sequence MKGVLETREVQSPALENNPLGDPARRRLTVYLPPGYAAGTQRYPVVYFLHAFGNGGGSWTNASGFSPSVPDRLDALIEAGTIPPVIGVFPDAWTKLGGSQWVNSDAIGRYRDYLIKDVVGFVDKTFRTLPKAASRAVVGHSSGGYGALVMGRYHPEVFSLVGAHAPDSYFEYSYLPDLPKAATALMKAGGVDTWVTELRQRARDTKVRGDDFPVINILAMAAAYSPKKGEPLNLELPFEQHNAKLRLDVWNRWLVHDPVRFVPKFLDSFRKLKTVYLDAGTRDEFNLRWGTRMVADDLKAGGVDVVHEEFEDGHSGVSYRFERSLSVLVPRLAAD; translated from the coding sequence ATGAAGGGCGTGCTCGAGACGCGTGAAGTGCAATCCCCCGCGCTGGAGAACAACCCGCTGGGAGATCCGGCCCGCCGCCGGCTCACCGTGTACCTGCCGCCGGGCTACGCCGCGGGCACGCAGCGCTACCCGGTCGTCTACTTCCTGCACGCCTTCGGCAACGGCGGGGGCTCGTGGACCAACGCGTCCGGCTTCTCGCCGTCCGTGCCGGACCGCCTGGACGCGCTCATCGAAGCCGGCACCATCCCGCCCGTCATCGGCGTCTTCCCGGACGCGTGGACGAAGCTGGGCGGCAGCCAGTGGGTGAACAGCGACGCCATCGGCCGCTACCGCGACTACCTCATCAAGGACGTGGTCGGCTTCGTGGACAAGACCTTCCGCACGCTGCCGAAGGCCGCGTCGCGCGCGGTGGTGGGCCACAGTTCCGGCGGCTACGGGGCGCTGGTGATGGGCCGCTACCACCCGGAGGTGTTCTCCCTGGTGGGCGCGCACGCGCCGGACTCCTACTTCGAATATTCGTACCTGCCGGACCTGCCCAAGGCGGCCACCGCGCTGATGAAGGCGGGCGGCGTGGACACGTGGGTGACGGAGCTGCGTCAGCGCGCGCGGGACACCAAGGTGCGCGGCGACGACTTCCCGGTCATCAACATCCTGGCGATGGCGGCGGCGTACTCACCCAAGAAGGGCGAGCCGCTCAACCTGGAGCTGCCCTTCGAGCAGCACAACGCGAAGCTGCGTCTGGACGTGTGGAACCGGTGGCTGGTGCACGACCCCGTGCGCTTCGTGCCCAAGTTCCTGGACTCGTTCCGCAAGCTCAAGACGGTCTACCTGGACGCCGGCACCCGCGACGAGTTCAACCTGCGCTGGGGCACGCGCATGGTGGCGGACGACCTCAAGGCCGGCGGCGTCGACGTGGTGCACGAGGAGTTCGAGGACGGGCACTCGGGCGTGTCGTACCGCTTCGAGCGATCGCTGTCGGTCCTGGTGCCGCGCCTGGCCGCGGACTGA
- a CDS encoding L-erythro-3,5-diaminohexanoate dehydrogenase, producing the protein MDTYGLSRVVGEKGVLPQRARKLDPSLPCGEAELLIDVESLNIDAASFKQIKDDVGGDPARIAGRIQDIARERGKMQNPVTGSGGMLIGRVKELGAKHPANGVLKPGDRIATLVSLTLTPLVIEEVKAVHADIDRVDIRGHALLFASGIYAKLPSDMPDTLSLAALDVCGAPALVARHVRPGMTVAVLGAGKSGALCLAQARRSLESRGKLLALDISQKALDALSAIGLCDEALKVDATQGVDVMEAVQKATGGQLCDLVVNCASVGNTEMASLLSVKDGGTVIFFSMATSFTTAALGAEGVGKDVTMLVGNGYVPGHAALTLELLRTEPALRQLFEARYI; encoded by the coding sequence ATGGATACGTACGGACTGTCACGCGTCGTCGGTGAGAAGGGCGTGCTGCCGCAGCGCGCGCGCAAGCTGGACCCCTCGCTGCCGTGCGGCGAGGCGGAGCTGCTCATCGACGTGGAGAGCCTCAACATCGACGCCGCGTCCTTCAAGCAGATCAAGGACGACGTGGGCGGAGACCCCGCGCGCATCGCGGGGCGCATCCAGGACATCGCGCGCGAGCGCGGCAAGATGCAGAACCCCGTCACCGGCTCGGGCGGAATGCTCATTGGCCGCGTGAAGGAGCTGGGCGCGAAGCACCCCGCGAACGGCGTGCTCAAGCCGGGCGACCGCATCGCCACGCTGGTGAGCCTGACGCTCACGCCGCTCGTCATCGAGGAGGTGAAGGCGGTGCACGCGGACATCGACCGCGTGGACATCCGCGGTCACGCGCTGCTCTTCGCGAGCGGCATCTACGCGAAGCTGCCCTCGGACATGCCGGACACGCTGTCGCTGGCGGCGCTGGACGTGTGCGGCGCGCCCGCGCTGGTGGCGCGCCACGTGCGCCCGGGCATGACGGTGGCGGTGCTGGGCGCGGGCAAGAGCGGCGCGCTGTGCCTGGCGCAGGCCCGTCGCAGCCTGGAGAGCCGCGGCAAGCTGCTGGCGCTGGACATCTCCCAGAAGGCGCTGGACGCGCTGTCCGCCATCGGCCTGTGCGACGAGGCCCTGAAGGTGGACGCCACCCAGGGCGTGGACGTGATGGAGGCGGTACAGAAGGCGACGGGCGGTCAGCTCTGCGACCTGGTCGTCAACTGCGCCAGCGTGGGCAACACGGAGATGGCGTCGCTGCTGTCCGTGAAGGACGGCGGCACGGTCATCTTCTTCTCCATGGCCACCAGCTTCACCACGGCGGCCCTGGGCGCGGAGGGCGTGGGCAAGGACGTCACCATGCTCGTGGGCAATGGCTACGTGCCCGGCCACGCCGCCCTCACGCTGGAGCTCTTGCGCACCGAACCGGCGCTGCGGCAGCTCTTCGAGGCCCGCTACATCTAG
- a CDS encoding glycosyl hydrolase family 18 protein — protein sequence MNSHRAIPVRGWVGLALAVMLSGCDFGGGPDAKPPPLTPPEAPKQVVAQAGDASALVTWTVPPADGGSPLLYYVVRCVPECGGALVKVPDTQATVLGLNNGFTYVFKVSAVNAMGEGQASVETDLVTPQAGMSIPKPTAPGQPRSVVPTAGNGQAYVSWLAPSSYGGRPLSYFKVMAEPGGRVKRVDAPASGTLIENLDNGTAYTFTVCAANEMGEGPCSRQTAQVTPRPGGAPTSWVMGYWVGYQRDLYPVDSVDMSLLTHVVVGRIRPRIDGTLYTDFDVDAVEGPKMARALAHRAHAAGKKALLMLGGMGEYDGFKGATETLEKRRNFVRNIITTMRELQFDGVDVDWEPILLPQDSAPLLALLDDLRAADENIVITVPVGWVNSNFALGKVDAEFHRQLAARVDQMNVMAYKMSGHWGQWESWHSSALFGESGGHPSSVASSVQAFLDAGVPPQRLGVGVGFFGTCWKGITEPGTPLDGRDGIVEEQSDNAMSYANIQSLYYSPEAYRWDDVAKAPYLSFPTAYGPQSCNYISYEDVASVSEKGRWAREKGLGGSIIWTINQGHMPKTLAGGPQDPLMQAVHTAFLKP from the coding sequence ATGAACAGCCATCGGGCAATACCAGTGCGTGGGTGGGTGGGATTGGCCCTCGCGGTGATGTTGAGCGGTTGCGACTTCGGCGGCGGGCCGGACGCGAAGCCCCCGCCGCTCACGCCTCCAGAGGCGCCGAAGCAGGTCGTCGCGCAGGCCGGAGACGCCTCCGCGCTGGTGACGTGGACCGTGCCGCCCGCGGATGGCGGCAGCCCCCTGCTCTACTACGTCGTGCGCTGCGTGCCCGAGTGCGGCGGCGCGCTGGTGAAGGTGCCCGACACGCAGGCCACGGTGCTGGGGCTGAACAACGGCTTCACCTACGTCTTCAAGGTCTCCGCGGTGAACGCGATGGGCGAGGGCCAGGCCTCCGTGGAGACGGACCTGGTGACGCCGCAGGCGGGCATGAGCATCCCGAAGCCGACGGCGCCGGGACAGCCGCGCTCGGTGGTGCCCACCGCGGGCAACGGCCAGGCGTACGTGAGCTGGCTGGCGCCCTCGAGCTACGGCGGCCGGCCGCTGTCGTACTTCAAGGTCATGGCGGAGCCGGGCGGCCGGGTGAAGCGGGTGGACGCGCCCGCGTCGGGCACGCTCATCGAGAACCTGGACAACGGCACCGCGTACACGTTCACCGTCTGCGCGGCCAACGAGATGGGCGAAGGCCCGTGCTCGCGCCAGACGGCCCAGGTGACGCCGCGTCCGGGCGGCGCGCCCACGAGCTGGGTGATGGGTTACTGGGTGGGCTACCAGCGCGACCTGTACCCGGTGGACTCCGTGGACATGTCGCTGCTCACGCACGTGGTGGTGGGCCGCATCCGCCCGCGCATCGACGGCACGCTCTACACCGACTTCGACGTGGACGCCGTGGAGGGGCCGAAGATGGCCCGGGCGCTGGCGCACCGGGCGCACGCGGCCGGCAAGAAGGCGCTGCTGATGCTGGGCGGCATGGGCGAGTACGACGGCTTCAAGGGCGCGACGGAGACGCTGGAGAAGCGCCGCAACTTCGTGCGCAACATCATCACCACGATGCGCGAGCTGCAGTTCGACGGCGTGGACGTGGACTGGGAGCCCATCCTCCTGCCGCAGGACAGTGCGCCGCTGCTGGCGCTGCTGGACGACCTGCGCGCCGCGGACGAGAACATCGTCATCACCGTGCCCGTGGGCTGGGTGAACTCCAACTTCGCGCTGGGCAAGGTGGACGCGGAGTTCCACCGGCAGCTGGCGGCCCGCGTCGACCAGATGAACGTGATGGCCTACAAGATGAGCGGCCACTGGGGGCAGTGGGAGAGCTGGCACTCCAGCGCCCTCTTCGGGGAGAGCGGCGGACACCCCAGCTCCGTCGCCAGCTCCGTGCAGGCGTTCCTGGACGCGGGCGTGCCCCCGCAGCGCCTGGGCGTGGGCGTGGGCTTCTTCGGCACCTGCTGGAAGGGCATCACGGAGCCGGGCACCCCGCTGGACGGGCGCGACGGCATCGTGGAGGAGCAGAGCGACAACGCGATGAGCTACGCCAACATCCAGTCGCTCTACTACTCGCCGGAGGCGTACCGCTGGGACGACGTCGCCAAGGCGCCCTACCTCTCCTTCCCCACCGCGTACGGCCCGCAGTCCTGCAACTACATCTCCTACGAGGACGTCGCGTCCGTGTCGGAGAAGGGCCGCTGGGCAAGGGAGAAGGGCCTGGGCGGCAGCATCATCTGGACCATCAACCAGGGCCACATGCCCAAGACCCTGGCGGGCGGCCCCCAGGACCCGCTGATGCAGGCCGTGCACACGGCCTTCCTCAAGCCCTAG
- a CDS encoding ankyrin repeat domain-containing protein — protein sequence MVRKLLLGSLGLVMLVCTVLTAAWMSLRAPATPTGRLLATSDAERYLLAAAREGETDIVEGLVKAGTPVEARDARGFSPLILAAYYGHTRTVQALLDAGADACAGDSRGNTALMGAAFKGYADVVKLLSAQPCAVDQTNRLGQTALMFAVLFGRTEVADQLRHQGASPALRDASGRSANDWARTQTPEAPVAPAAPHTSRSQGGDFPTAEVL from the coding sequence ATGGTTCGCAAGCTGCTGCTCGGTTCGCTGGGTCTGGTGATGCTGGTGTGCACGGTGCTGACCGCCGCGTGGATGTCCCTGCGCGCCCCGGCGACGCCTACCGGACGGCTGCTCGCCACCAGTGATGCGGAGCGCTACCTGCTCGCCGCCGCGCGCGAGGGCGAGACGGACATCGTCGAGGGGCTGGTCAAGGCCGGCACGCCCGTGGAGGCTCGCGACGCGCGGGGCTTCTCCCCGCTCATCCTGGCCGCCTATTACGGCCACACGCGGACGGTGCAGGCGCTGCTCGACGCCGGGGCGGACGCGTGCGCGGGCGACAGCCGGGGCAACACCGCGCTCATGGGCGCCGCCTTCAAGGGCTACGCGGACGTGGTGAAGCTCTTGAGCGCCCAGCCCTGCGCCGTGGACCAGACCAACCGCCTGGGCCAGACGGCGCTGATGTTCGCCGTCCTCTTCGGCCGCACGGAGGTCGCCGACCAGCTGCGCCACCAGGGCGCCTCCCCTGCCCTGCGCGACGCCAGCGGCCGCTCCGCCAATGACTGGGCCCGGACCCAGACGCCGGAGGCCCCCGTGGCGCCCGCCGCCCCCCACACCAGCCGTTCTCAGGGGGGCGATTTCCCAACCGCTGAGGTTTTGTGA
- a CDS encoding catalase: MNRRSLMLAVLLSGAPVLAAGNPPPITTDSGAPLGTNQSSKTAGPRGGILLEDFALIEKLARFDRERIPERVVHARGVGAYGSFESYGDFSQLTRASVFSQKGKKTPMFVRFSTVIHPSGSPETLRDPRGFALKFFTDEGNWDLVGNNLPVFFIRDAIKFPDMVHSLKPSPVTNRQDPGRYFDFFSHQPESTHMLTQLYSDLGIPANYRQMDGNGVHAFKFVNARGQVKYVKFNWKSQQGVKGLTAEEATKLGGQDFQHATHDLYTNIQAGRFPSWELSVQVLDPKDLDSFAFDPLDATKEWPKDKLPPVKLGRFTLDKMPDNFFEETEQSAFSPGVMPPGIEPSEDRLLQGRLFSYADTQRYRLGANYLSLPVNRARAAVNNNSQAGAMNSGNTKSDVNYEPSVTRETSDTPSALFSNAPLTGTTQQRPIEKTDNFSQAGAFWTSLDAAAKERLIQNLAGDLGQVRDAKVKARMVGHFYAANVDYGTRLAKAVNVKLDDAKATLAPLSTRDQP, translated from the coding sequence TTGAACCGACGCTCGTTGATGCTCGCGGTCCTGCTGTCCGGCGCTCCCGTCCTCGCCGCCGGCAACCCTCCTCCCATCACCACCGACTCGGGCGCGCCGCTGGGCACGAACCAGAGCTCCAAGACGGCCGGCCCGCGGGGCGGCATCCTCCTGGAGGACTTCGCCCTCATCGAGAAGCTCGCGCGCTTCGACCGTGAGCGCATCCCGGAGCGCGTGGTGCACGCACGCGGTGTCGGAGCCTACGGCTCCTTCGAGAGCTACGGCGACTTCTCCCAACTCACGCGCGCGTCCGTCTTCTCCCAGAAGGGCAAGAAGACGCCGATGTTCGTGCGCTTCTCCACGGTCATCCACCCCAGCGGCTCGCCGGAGACGCTGCGCGACCCTCGCGGCTTCGCGCTGAAGTTCTTCACGGACGAGGGCAACTGGGACCTGGTCGGCAACAACCTGCCCGTCTTCTTCATCCGGGACGCCATCAAGTTCCCGGACATGGTGCACTCGCTGAAGCCGTCCCCCGTCACCAACCGGCAAGACCCGGGCCGCTACTTCGACTTCTTCAGCCACCAGCCCGAGTCCACGCACATGCTCACCCAGCTCTATTCGGACCTGGGCATCCCCGCGAACTACCGGCAGATGGACGGCAACGGCGTGCACGCCTTCAAGTTCGTCAACGCCAGGGGCCAGGTGAAGTACGTCAAGTTCAACTGGAAGTCGCAGCAGGGCGTGAAGGGCCTCACCGCGGAGGAGGCCACGAAGCTGGGCGGCCAGGACTTCCAGCACGCCACGCACGACCTCTACACGAACATCCAGGCCGGCAGGTTCCCCTCGTGGGAGCTGAGCGTGCAGGTGCTGGACCCCAAGGACCTGGACAGCTTCGCGTTCGATCCGCTGGACGCCACCAAGGAGTGGCCCAAGGACAAGCTGCCGCCGGTGAAGCTGGGCAGGTTCACCCTCGACAAGATGCCGGACAACTTCTTCGAGGAGACGGAGCAGTCCGCCTTCTCCCCGGGCGTGATGCCGCCGGGCATCGAGCCGTCCGAGGACCGGCTGCTGCAGGGCCGCCTCTTCTCCTACGCGGACACGCAGCGCTACCGCCTGGGCGCCAACTACCTGTCCCTGCCGGTGAACCGCGCGCGCGCCGCGGTGAACAACAACAGCCAGGCCGGCGCGATGAACAGCGGCAACACGAAGTCGGACGTGAACTACGAGCCCAGCGTCACGCGGGAGACGTCGGACACGCCCTCCGCCCTCTTCTCCAATGCACCGCTGACGGGCACCACGCAGCAGCGCCCCATCGAGAAGACGGACAACTTCTCGCAGGCAGGCGCCTTCTGGACGTCGCTCGACGCGGCCGCCAAGGAACGGCTGATCCAGAACCTGGCCGGCGACCTGGGCCAGGTGCGCGACGCGAAGGTCAAGGCGCGCATGGTCGGCCACTTCTACGCGGCCAACGTGGACTACGGCACGCGCCTGGCCAAGGCCGTGAACGTGAAGCTGGACGACGCGAAGGCCACCCTCGCGCCGCTGTCCACGCGCGACCAGCCGTGA
- a CDS encoding lysine 5,6-aminomutase subunit alpha, with translation MSGPFIDDARIAEARKLADEIVNPIFDLIQRNTTVSNERTVLRFFGISGAGARGVPLANLMVDKLQSARVLNRGAAYWYGRALQLGASSPLDAVERITALPTDKLGPLSPEMEGNLRDAVREEARAAMTELKARIAQRNALREQFPMSPAPHKYVIVATGNIYDDVDQARAAAQAGADVIAVIRSTAQSLLDYVPHGATTEGYGGTYATQENFRVMREALDDESRKLKRYIQLTNYSSGLCMSEIAFCAAYEKLDMLLNDAMYGILFRDINMRRTFIDQYFSRRICALAGIIINTGEDNYITTADAYDAAHTVIASQFINECFAKRAGLKDWQLGIGHSYEIDPYREDTLLLELSQAMLVRRCFPDAPLKYMPPTKHKETDIFFSHAYDVMADLVAIWTRQGIQLLGMMTEAMHTPLLADRYVALKSASYIHRAARGIDEEFTVREDGKIANRAREVFAKAEELLRECHSEGMVAAIGKGRFGDVKREETGGKGLDGVLEKAPDYFNPFLEMLEAT, from the coding sequence ATGTCAGGCCCGTTTATCGACGACGCGCGGATTGCCGAGGCGCGCAAGCTGGCGGACGAGATCGTCAATCCGATCTTCGACCTCATCCAACGCAACACCACTGTCTCCAATGAGCGCACCGTGTTGCGCTTCTTTGGAATCTCCGGCGCGGGGGCTCGCGGCGTGCCGCTGGCCAACCTCATGGTGGACAAGCTGCAGTCCGCCAGGGTGCTCAACCGGGGCGCCGCCTACTGGTACGGCCGCGCGCTGCAACTGGGCGCCAGCAGCCCGCTGGACGCCGTGGAGCGCATCACCGCGCTGCCCACGGACAAGCTGGGCCCGCTGTCGCCAGAGATGGAGGGCAACCTGCGCGACGCCGTGCGCGAGGAGGCCCGCGCGGCGATGACGGAGCTCAAGGCCCGCATCGCCCAGCGTAACGCCCTGCGCGAGCAGTTCCCCATGTCCCCCGCGCCGCACAAGTACGTCATCGTCGCCACCGGCAACATCTACGACGACGTGGACCAGGCCCGGGCGGCGGCGCAGGCGGGCGCGGACGTCATCGCGGTCATCCGCTCCACGGCGCAGTCGCTCTTGGACTACGTGCCCCACGGCGCGACGACGGAGGGCTACGGCGGCACCTACGCCACCCAGGAGAACTTCCGCGTGATGCGCGAGGCCCTGGACGACGAGAGCCGCAAGCTCAAGCGCTACATCCAGCTCACCAACTACTCGTCCGGCCTGTGCATGTCGGAGATCGCCTTCTGCGCGGCCTACGAGAAGCTGGACATGCTCCTCAACGACGCGATGTACGGCATCCTCTTCCGCGACATCAACATGCGGCGGACGTTCATCGACCAGTACTTCAGCCGCCGCATCTGCGCCCTGGCCGGCATCATCATCAACACCGGCGAGGACAACTACATCACCACCGCGGACGCCTACGACGCGGCCCACACCGTCATCGCCAGCCAGTTCATCAACGAGTGCTTCGCCAAGCGCGCGGGCCTCAAGGACTGGCAGCTGGGCATCGGGCACTCGTACGAAATCGACCCGTACCGCGAGGACACGCTCCTCTTGGAGCTGTCGCAGGCGATGCTGGTGCGCCGCTGCTTCCCGGACGCGCCGCTCAAGTACATGCCGCCCACGAAGCACAAGGAGACGGACATCTTCTTCAGCCACGCGTACGACGTGATGGCGGACCTGGTGGCCATCTGGACGCGGCAGGGCATCCAGCTGCTGGGCATGATGACGGAGGCCATGCACACGCCGCTGCTCGCGGACCGGTACGTGGCGCTCAAGTCCGCGTCGTACATCCACCGCGCGGCGCGGGGCATCGACGAGGAGTTCACCGTCCGCGAGGACGGGAAGATCGCCAACCGCGCACGCGAGGTCTTCGCCAAGGCGGAGGAGCTGCTGCGCGAGTGCCACTCCGAGGGCATGGTGGCGGCCATCGGCAAGGGGCGCTTCGGCGACGTGAAGCGCGAGGAGACCGGCGGCAAGGGGCTGGATGGCGTGCTGGAGAAGGCCCCGGATTACTTCAACCCGTTCCTGGAAATGCTGGAGGCGACATGA
- a CDS encoding OAM dimerization domain-containing protein, with translation MVKPSKQIIRPYGDRRDDGMVQLSFTLPVPLSEKAKEAAAQFTKKMGFTDVKVAAAERAADQYTFFVVYARSNVTLDYAEIDVPEVVVRKMGFDDLNALIKEKVRRRIVVFGACTGTDTHTVGIDAILNMKGYAGDYGLERYPGFEAFNLGSQVPNEDLIKKATAKHADAILVSQVVTQRDVHKDNSRQFIDAAKAAGIHGKTLLLLGGPRVDHKLALELGFDAGFGPGTKPSDVANYIVHAVMKKEGTESADSHYQGEPT, from the coding sequence ATGGTGAAGCCGAGCAAGCAGATCATCCGCCCCTACGGCGACCGTCGCGACGACGGCATGGTGCAGCTGTCGTTCACGCTGCCGGTGCCGCTGTCGGAGAAGGCCAAGGAGGCCGCCGCCCAGTTCACCAAGAAGATGGGCTTCACGGACGTGAAGGTGGCGGCCGCCGAGCGGGCCGCGGACCAGTACACGTTCTTCGTCGTCTACGCCCGCTCCAACGTGACGCTGGACTACGCGGAGATCGACGTGCCGGAGGTGGTGGTGCGCAAGATGGGGTTCGACGACCTCAACGCGCTCATCAAGGAGAAGGTCCGTCGCCGCATCGTCGTCTTCGGCGCGTGCACGGGCACGGACACGCACACGGTGGGCATCGACGCCATCCTGAACATGAAGGGCTACGCGGGCGACTACGGCCTGGAGCGCTACCCCGGCTTCGAGGCGTTCAACCTGGGCAGCCAGGTGCCCAACGAGGACCTCATCAAGAAGGCCACCGCGAAGCACGCGGACGCCATCCTCGTCTCGCAGGTCGTCACGCAGCGCGACGTGCACAAGGACAACTCGCGCCAGTTCATCGACGCGGCGAAGGCGGCGGGCATCCACGGCAAGACGCTGCTCCTGCTGGGCGGGCCGCGCGTGGACCACAAGCTGGCCCTGGAGCTGGGCTTCGACGCGGGCTTCGGGCCGGGCACCAAGCCGTCCGACGTGGCCAACTACATCGTGCACGCGGTGATGAAGAAAGAGGGCACGGAGTCCGCGGACTCCCACTACCAGGGGGAACCCACGTGA
- a CDS encoding hotdog fold domain-containing protein, producing the protein MSTGTKAVLRLRMGSHDAHYGGNLVDGARMLGLFGDVATELCIRSDGDEGLFRAYDSVEFLAPVYAGDFIEAEGEIISEGNTSRKMRFEARKVIKPRPDVNDSAADVLPEAVVVCRASGTCVVPKDKQRVKR; encoded by the coding sequence GTGAGCACTGGGACGAAGGCGGTACTGCGGCTGCGCATGGGCAGCCACGACGCGCACTACGGCGGCAACCTGGTGGACGGGGCGCGGATGCTCGGTCTGTTCGGGGACGTGGCCACGGAGCTGTGCATCCGCTCGGACGGGGACGAGGGGCTGTTCCGCGCCTACGACTCCGTGGAGTTCCTGGCCCCGGTGTACGCGGGCGACTTCATCGAGGCGGAGGGCGAGATCATCAGCGAGGGCAACACGTCGCGGAAGATGCGCTTCGAGGCTCGCAAGGTCATCAAGCCCCGGCCGGACGTGAACGACTCGGCGGCGGACGTGCTGCCGGAGGCGGTGGTGGTGTGCCGCGCTTCGGGCACGTGCGTGGTGCCCAAGGACAAGCAGCGGGTGAAGCGATGA
- a CDS encoding 3-keto-5-aminohexanoate cleavage protein, with protein sequence MSKPMVLTAALVGAETTREQTPYLPITAEEIAEDAAKCREAGAAMVHIHVRTAEGKPSQDAELFRAAIRAIRKRTDVLVQVSTGGAVGMDVDERCGGLTLTGADKPDMATLTTGTVNFGEEVFWNPRPLVRDIAKRIKSIGLKPELECFDVGMIDEARYLAKEGLVELPAHFDFVLGVPGTLQARPEVLDFMIAALPEGSSWTVAGVGRQQLPFVDEAAKRGGNARVGLEDNIYLSKGVLAKGSFELVAEAAKRARAAGRELATPEQARQLLRLG encoded by the coding sequence ATGAGCAAGCCCATGGTCCTCACCGCCGCCCTGGTGGGCGCGGAGACGACGCGCGAGCAGACGCCGTACCTGCCCATCACCGCGGAGGAGATTGCTGAAGACGCGGCGAAGTGCCGCGAGGCCGGCGCGGCGATGGTGCACATCCACGTGCGCACGGCGGAGGGCAAGCCGTCGCAGGACGCGGAGCTGTTCCGCGCGGCCATCCGCGCCATCCGCAAGCGCACGGACGTGCTCGTCCAGGTGTCCACGGGCGGCGCGGTGGGCATGGACGTGGACGAGCGGTGCGGCGGGCTGACGCTCACGGGCGCGGACAAGCCGGACATGGCCACGCTCACGACGGGCACGGTGAACTTCGGGGAAGAGGTGTTCTGGAATCCCCGGCCGCTGGTGCGCGACATCGCGAAGCGCATCAAGAGCATCGGCCTCAAGCCGGAGCTGGAGTGCTTCGACGTCGGGATGATCGACGAGGCGCGCTACCTGGCGAAGGAGGGGCTGGTGGAGCTGCCGGCGCACTTCGACTTCGTGCTGGGCGTGCCGGGCACGCTCCAGGCGCGGCCGGAGGTGCTGGACTTCATGATCGCCGCGCTGCCGGAGGGGAGCTCCTGGACGGTGGCGGGCGTGGGGCGCCAGCAGCTCCCGTTCGTGGACGAGGCCGCGAAGCGCGGCGGCAACGCGCGCGTGGGCCTGGAGGACAACATCTACCTGTCCAAGGGCGTGCTCGCGAAGGGCAGCTTCGAACTGGTGGCGGAGGCCGCGAAGCGCGCCCGTGCCGCCGGCCGTGAGCTCGCGACCCCCGAGCAGGCCCGGCAGCTGCTGCGCCTGGGCTGA